A portion of the Paucilactobacillus hokkaidonensis JCM 18461 genome contains these proteins:
- a CDS encoding glycosyltransferase: protein MQNLKFGGAEKILITFLNRFDREKYTVNLILHTKEGELINEVPPDVSIKGIVPVDNGKLINKIKRSIFFKLSKYFPIILKICLNVYLGSADINIAYMEGITTKIVSFLKGPKVAWVHTDLENNSWTDVFFKNLDDQKNTYEKFKKIVFVSEGGKTAFNNKFKNTAQDRQVVIHNPIDNVQIEKKAKIVDNDFNKWAKKTENTVRLISVGRTDPVKRYGLLIKAVTKMIDRNESVTLTIIGDGQDTHKLIDLATGYNCFYFVGFKENPLPYVKKSDIFISTSSVESYPTAIAESLVLGTPVLATENAGSNEIINSRKCLLKHDISFVELSNSISNALENKTELTEIAFETGKNFDINKTLIEYDLVFKEASQSNE from the coding sequence ATGCAAAACTTAAAGTTTGGCGGAGCAGAAAAGATATTGATTACATTCCTGAATAGGTTTGACCGTGAAAAGTATACGGTAAATTTAATATTACATACAAAAGAGGGAGAACTTATTAATGAGGTGCCTCCCGATGTAAGCATTAAGGGAATCGTTCCGGTTGATAATGGAAAATTAATCAATAAAATTAAACGCTCAATTTTTTTTAAGCTATCAAAGTATTTTCCCATCATTTTAAAGATATGTCTAAACGTTTATTTAGGGTCAGCTGACATCAATATTGCATATATGGAAGGTATTACGACTAAGATTGTTAGCTTTTTAAAAGGACCTAAAGTTGCTTGGGTTCATACAGATCTTGAAAATAATTCTTGGACCGATGTTTTTTTTAAAAACTTGGATGACCAGAAGAATACTTATGAAAAATTCAAAAAAATTGTATTTGTTTCAGAAGGCGGTAAGACCGCTTTTAATAACAAATTCAAAAATACCGCTCAAGATAGACAAGTTGTTATTCATAACCCTATTGATAATGTACAGATAGAAAAAAAAGCAAAAATAGTAGACAATGATTTTAATAAGTGGGCTAAGAAAACAGAAAATACCGTTAGACTAATTTCCGTTGGAAGAACGGATCCAGTTAAGAGATACGGTTTATTGATAAAAGCTGTTACTAAAATGATTGATAGGAATGAATCAGTAACTTTAACAATAATCGGTGATGGTCAAGATACACACAAATTAATTGATCTAGCTACTGGATATAACTGCTTTTATTTTGTTGGTTTTAAAGAAAACCCGCTACCATATGTAAAAAAGAGTGATATTTTTATTTCAACATCATCGGTAGAAAGTTATCCAACAGCTATTGCGGAATCGCTAGTTTTGGGAACCCCTGTTTTAGCGACTGAGAATGCTGGAAGTAATGAAATAATTAATAGTAGAAAATGTTTATTGAAACATGATATTTCATTTGTGGAATTAAGTAATTCGATAAGTAACGCACTTGAAAATAAAACAGAATTAACTGAAATTGCATTTGAAACAGGTAAAAATTTTGACATTAACAAGACTTTAATTGAATATGATTTAGTTTTTAAGGAGGCCAGCCAGAGTAATGAATGA
- a CDS encoding glycosyltransferase family 32 protein, whose protein sequence is MIPKIIHYAWFGSSIPEKIQLRVEKWKRIMPSWEFKLWNEGNYDLKRFEFSSCMYEKGKYGYVADELRYDVLNKFGGFYLDTDIIIKKDLSVFLNNDMVWGFLYDNSLATGIIGSKPNQRLLSDILEVYSGKKYLEIRNQIFDMTSNPIVTKIFMKEFYNFRVNGKKQVLRPGLVVYPRDFFTYKSRNDNANFTEHLFDNSWGDKSKGGYETLKAGINKYFPYVWANISAKRGINSAKKDGIPLQK, encoded by the coding sequence ATGATACCGAAAATAATTCATTATGCGTGGTTTGGTTCAAGCATTCCTGAAAAGATACAATTGCGTGTTGAAAAATGGAAGCGAATAATGCCAAGTTGGGAGTTTAAACTCTGGAATGAAGGCAATTATGATTTAAAAAGATTTGAGTTTTCCAGTTGTATGTATGAAAAAGGAAAATATGGATATGTTGCGGATGAACTAAGATATGATGTTCTTAATAAATTTGGAGGCTTTTATTTAGATACGGATATTATCATAAAGAAAGATCTATCTGTATTTTTAAATAATGATATGGTATGGGGATTTTTATATGATAATAGTTTGGCAACGGGAATAATAGGATCCAAACCAAACCAGAGATTATTGAGTGATATTTTAGAAGTATATAGTGGGAAAAAATATTTAGAAATACGCAATCAAATTTTTGATATGACGAGTAATCCGATTGTCACAAAAATTTTTATGAAAGAATTTTATAATTTTAGAGTTAATGGAAAAAAACAAGTCCTTAGACCTGGTTTGGTCGTGTATCCAAGAGATTTTTTTACTTATAAAAGCAGGAATGATAATGCAAACTTTACTGAGCATTTATTTGATAACTCTTGGGGAGATAAGAGTAAGGGGGGATATGAGACTTTAAAGGCTGGAATTAATAAATATTTTCCATATGTATGGGCAAATATTTCTGCGAAACGTGGAATTAACAGTGCAAAAAAAGATGGAATACCTTTACAAAAATAG
- a CDS encoding tyrosine-protein phosphatase, protein MIDLHCHLLPGLDDGSANMDISLRLAQEAVDNGVSFALLTPHHMNGVYTNHRKDVIERTQEFQAALKEHNIGLTVFPGQEVRINGDLLTAIKQHDILFADDDNQYLMLEFPDDDVPAYTNDMIYQIQQQGIIPVIVHPERNTRIMKHPEIILELLKKGCLSQITASSYVGTFGDKVETFSRQLIESGQGYVFSSDAHNLPGRKYEMRQAFDKLKKEFGNELAQRFEDNAKAIINGDAVPANQVRPIVVKKKKRFGLF, encoded by the coding sequence ATGATTGACCTGCATTGTCATTTATTGCCAGGGCTAGACGATGGTTCTGCTAATATGGATATTTCATTACGATTAGCGCAAGAAGCTGTCGATAATGGTGTCTCGTTTGCACTGTTAACTCCACATCACATGAATGGTGTCTATACTAATCATCGAAAAGATGTTATTGAACGGACACAAGAATTTCAAGCAGCATTGAAAGAACACAACATCGGGTTAACTGTTTTTCCAGGGCAAGAGGTCCGAATAAACGGAGACCTATTGACGGCTATCAAACAGCATGATATTCTGTTTGCAGATGATGATAATCAATATCTAATGTTGGAATTCCCAGATGATGATGTTCCAGCTTATACTAACGATATGATTTATCAAATTCAACAGCAAGGTATAATCCCAGTAATTGTGCACCCTGAACGAAATACTAGAATTATGAAGCATCCAGAAATAATATTGGAACTACTCAAAAAAGGTTGCTTATCACAAATTACTGCCAGTAGTTATGTTGGAACATTTGGTGACAAGGTAGAAACCTTCAGCCGGCAATTAATTGAATCTGGTCAAGGGTATGTATTTTCTTCTGATGCACATAATTTACCAGGACGTAAATATGAGATGCGACAAGCATTTGACAAGCTAAAGAAGGAATTCGGGAATGAGTTGGCACAGCGGTTCGAAGATAATGCAAAAGCGATTATCAACGGAGATGCGGTGCCGGCGAATCAGGTTCGGCCTATTGTTGTTAAAAAGAAAAAAAGATTTGGATTATTTTAG
- a CDS encoding type 1 glutamine amidotransferase domain-containing protein — translation MATKKIAVIVTDGVEDVELTQPRQALVEAGYQPILIGTEAGQIIHGKKGTEFNIDQSIADVNMSDFQALFIPGGYSPDHLRADQRFVDFTSEFMEKRRPIFAICHGPQLFITAGIAHGKKMTAYKTVQKDLEYAGAKVSDQAVVEDGPLITSRNPGDISEFNEAIVKYLKTIPAT, via the coding sequence ATGGCAACCAAAAAAATTGCAGTAATCGTAACCGACGGCGTTGAAGATGTGGAGCTGACACAACCACGCCAGGCATTAGTTGAGGCTGGCTATCAACCCATCTTAATTGGTACAGAGGCCGGCCAAATAATCCACGGAAAAAAGGGTACCGAATTTAACATTGACCAGAGCATTGCGGATGTTAATATGTCTGACTTTCAAGCTTTATTTATTCCTGGTGGCTACTCGCCGGATCACTTGCGGGCAGATCAACGCTTTGTTGATTTCACCAGTGAGTTTATGGAAAAACGACGGCCAATCTTTGCGATTTGTCACGGCCCACAGTTATTCATCACTGCTGGCATTGCCCATGGCAAAAAGATGACTGCCTACAAGACAGTTCAAAAGGATTTGGAATATGCTGGTGCCAAGGTTAGTGATCAGGCCGTTGTTGAAGACGGCCCGTTAATTACTAGTCGTAATCCGGGTGACATCTCTGAATTCAATGAAGCCATTGTTAAGTATTTGAAAACAATCCCTGCAACTTAG
- a CDS encoding sugar transferase, which translates to MEAMHGDNEVCVETYRDEIGEAVQSWYIPVKSVFDFIMALIIGIITLPVVIVTIVAIKIESKGPVFYHQVRVGLMGKHITVTKLRSMRMDAEENGARWADKNDSRITKVGKLIRKTRIDELPQLWNVLRGDMSLIGPRPERPEFTEEFSHEYPGFEQRLRIKPGLSGYAQVHGGYNIDPGQKAKLDSYYIDNFGITMDSRIFLDTVRTVVTGEGAR; encoded by the coding sequence ATGGAAGCAATGCATGGAGACAACGAAGTTTGTGTTGAAACGTATAGGGATGAAATTGGAGAGGCTGTTCAATCATGGTATATTCCTGTGAAATCAGTTTTTGATTTTATTATGGCTTTAATCATTGGGATAATAACTTTACCGGTTGTTATAGTTACTATAGTTGCGATTAAGATTGAATCAAAAGGGCCTGTATTTTATCATCAAGTTCGGGTTGGCTTAATGGGAAAACATATAACAGTAACCAAATTGCGGTCTATGAGAATGGACGCCGAAGAAAATGGGGCTCGTTGGGCAGATAAAAATGATTCACGAATAACTAAAGTAGGAAAACTTATCCGAAAAACGCGAATTGATGAGCTTCCTCAATTGTGGAATGTTTTAAGGGGAGACATGAGCTTAATCGGGCCGCGTCCAGAACGACCTGAGTTTACAGAAGAGTTCTCACATGAGTATCCTGGGTTTGAACAACGATTGCGAATAAAGCCAGGACTGAGTGGCTATGCTCAAGTCCATGGTGGATATAACATCGATCCTGGTCAAAAAGCTAAACTTGATAGCTATTACATTGATAATTTTGGAATTACTATGGATAGTCGTATATTTTTAGATACAGTTAGGACAGTTGTAACTGGAGAAGGGGCTCGCTAG
- a CDS encoding GDP-mannose 4,6-dehydratase produces MNHIVDSTILITGGAGFIGSNLADVLIEDNEIVVVDDLSMGKIENLPQSNHLHFFKHSIVDKKFMDALLIDWKFDYIFLLAAVASVADTIERPLETHEINQNANVNILDAIRVNNLSIKKLLFASSAAVYGNDPELPKKESSHVDPLTPYAIDKFAMERFAIDYGILYNIPTVATRFFNVYGPKQNPKSPYSGVLSLVSESVKENKIFTIFGDGEQTRDFVYVKDVINALELLMINEDAMHDVYNVATQNAISLKTVIKEFENISGERVVLKYSDARVGDIRESFADISKLKELGFKPEYTINKGLASYWDSL; encoded by the coding sequence ATGAATCATATTGTAGATAGTACAATTTTAATTACTGGAGGAGCAGGTTTTATTGGCTCAAACTTAGCAGATGTTTTGATTGAAGATAATGAGATTGTAGTAGTTGACGATCTTTCAATGGGAAAGATTGAAAACTTACCGCAATCAAATCATCTTCATTTTTTTAAACACTCAATTGTTGACAAAAAATTTATGGATGCATTATTAATTGATTGGAAGTTTGATTATATTTTTTTGTTGGCTGCAGTTGCTAGTGTTGCCGATACTATTGAACGACCGCTTGAAACCCATGAAATCAATCAAAATGCAAATGTAAATATTTTGGATGCCATTAGAGTTAATAACCTTTCAATTAAGAAGTTGTTATTTGCTTCATCTGCAGCTGTTTATGGAAATGATCCGGAACTGCCAAAAAAAGAAAGTTCGCATGTGGATCCATTGACACCATATGCAATTGATAAATTTGCAATGGAGCGTTTTGCAATTGATTATGGGATACTTTATAACATTCCAACTGTTGCTACTAGATTTTTTAACGTTTATGGACCCAAACAGAATCCTAAATCGCCATATTCTGGTGTACTGTCGCTTGTTAGTGAATCGGTAAAAGAAAACAAAATCTTTACTATATTTGGTGATGGAGAACAAACAAGGGACTTTGTTTACGTGAAAGATGTTATTAACGCACTAGAACTTCTAATGATTAATGAAGATGCTATGCATGATGTTTATAATGTAGCCACTCAAAATGCAATTAGTTTGAAAACAGTAATAAAAGAATTTGAAAATATTAGTGGTGAAAGAGTTGTTTTGAAATACTCTGATGCTAGGGTCGGAGATATAAGAGAATCATTTGCGGATATAAGCAAATTAAAAGAACTTGGTTTTAAGCCTGAGTATACAATTAATAAAGGGTTAGCAAGCTATTGGGATTCTTTATAA
- a CDS encoding CpsD/CapB family tyrosine-protein kinase translates to MGLFSRTKKLSTDTIDNGVKLIAAAKPKDVISEQFRTIRTNIDFSSVDKQLKTLLFTSSNVSEGKSTVSANTAVTWAQQGKRVLFIDADLRRPTLHTTFGLNNTQGLSTILTQSLDFHDHVNDSGIENLTVITSGPVPPNPAELLNSKRMKELLAQVEQEYDVVMLDVPPLLSVTDTQVLAASVDGVILVVRQGVAQQAAVKRSVELLEMVHAKLLGYVLNDVAPKNGYGYGYGYGYGYGYEQ, encoded by the coding sequence ATGGGATTATTTAGTCGAACAAAAAAACTATCAACAGATACCATCGATAACGGTGTTAAACTAATCGCCGCCGCTAAACCTAAAGATGTGATTTCAGAACAGTTCCGAACGATTCGAACGAACATCGATTTTTCTTCTGTGGACAAACAGTTAAAGACATTACTGTTTACCTCATCCAATGTTAGTGAGGGTAAATCCACTGTTTCAGCTAATACGGCTGTTACGTGGGCACAACAGGGTAAAAGAGTATTATTTATTGATGCGGATTTGCGTCGACCAACGTTGCATACAACGTTTGGTCTAAATAATACGCAGGGCTTGTCTACAATTTTAACGCAGAGCTTAGATTTTCATGATCATGTCAATGATAGTGGAATAGAAAACTTGACTGTTATTACGAGTGGACCCGTACCACCTAATCCAGCAGAATTGTTAAATTCAAAACGGATGAAAGAGTTATTAGCTCAGGTAGAACAAGAGTATGATGTCGTTATGCTTGATGTACCACCATTGTTGTCAGTAACGGATACACAAGTGCTGGCTGCTAGTGTGGATGGAGTGATTTTAGTTGTTCGTCAAGGTGTTGCACAACAGGCCGCCGTTAAACGATCAGTTGAATTACTTGAAATGGTCCATGCTAAATTATTAGGTTACGTGTTGAATGATGTCGCGCCTAAAAATGGATACGGCTATGGTTATGGATACGGTTATGGCTATGGGTATGAACAATAG
- a CDS encoding YveK family protein codes for MESTLDIRRMFAILRKHLLLIILCMVGFAIVAFGVAEFAMTAKYTSATQVLVNQKKDASNSAAAYQDQQADVQMISTYKDIITNQVILKQVKHDLANPTKVVKAAQKAKYTTNADGTKRLTKAATPAVTEPTGKKYDVSVAELQSDISISNEQNSQVFALNVSSDDPDKSAAIANDVADVFKTKIKDIMSVNNVTIVSKAVANDNKTSPRTMLIVLIGIVIGMLLSVGYAFAIELTDTTVKDDEFLTDTLGLTNLGQVAEIKMSGSHLANRSASRENSHRRVRV; via the coding sequence ATGGAAAGCACGCTCGACATACGAAGAATGTTCGCGATTTTACGTAAACATTTACTACTAATTATTTTATGCATGGTTGGTTTTGCAATCGTGGCATTTGGAGTCGCAGAGTTTGCGATGACCGCCAAATACACTTCGGCAACTCAAGTACTAGTTAATCAAAAGAAGGATGCTTCTAATAGTGCAGCTGCTTATCAGGATCAGCAAGCAGACGTCCAAATGATTAGTACATACAAAGATATAATTACGAATCAAGTAATTTTAAAACAAGTTAAGCATGATTTGGCTAATCCTACCAAAGTGGTTAAAGCGGCTCAAAAGGCTAAATATACAACCAATGCAGATGGAACTAAGCGACTTACTAAAGCCGCAACACCTGCTGTGACGGAGCCAACGGGTAAAAAATATGATGTGTCAGTAGCAGAGTTACAGTCCGATATTTCAATTTCAAACGAGCAAAACTCCCAAGTGTTTGCATTGAATGTATCTAGTGATGATCCTGACAAGTCAGCAGCAATTGCCAACGATGTGGCGGATGTCTTCAAGACAAAGATTAAAGACATTATGAGTGTTAACAATGTCACGATTGTGTCTAAAGCAGTTGCCAATGATAACAAGACATCACCCAGAACAATGTTGATTGTGTTGATTGGAATTGTAATTGGAATGCTGCTGAGTGTTGGTTATGCATTTGCAATTGAATTAACTGATACAACTGTTAAGGATGACGAATTCTTGACTGATACGTTGGGATTAACCAATCTTGGTCAAGTTGCTGAAATTAAAATGTCTGGCTCACACTTGGCAAATCGTTCAGCTAGTCGTGAAAATAGTCACCGTCGTGTTAGGGTTTAG
- a CDS encoding GlsB/YeaQ/YmgE family stress response membrane protein, with amino-acid sequence MQTLWVLLIGGVIGIIAGALTNRNLPMGWVGNILAGLAGAWLGEMLFGTWGPQDATASIFPAVFGAVILVVTVSIILKLTK; translated from the coding sequence ATGCAAACACTTTGGGTACTACTAATCGGTGGTGTAATCGGCATCATTGCCGGTGCTCTGACCAACCGTAATCTGCCCATGGGGTGGGTTGGCAATATTTTAGCTGGACTTGCTGGTGCTTGGCTAGGCGAAATGTTGTTTGGTACTTGGGGTCCTCAAGATGCTACCGCATCAATTTTTCCAGCTGTGTTCGGCGCCGTTATTCTCGTTGTTACTGTTTCAATTATTTTGAAACTAACCAAATGA
- a CDS encoding glycosyltransferase family 2 protein, producing MKEHPFFSVVLTTHNAQETIGETLRSVLNQSFDDFEIIVVDDNSVDGTVNMIEKELKLTNIGSKVVCLTDNMGVSVARNKGINSSSGYYIAFLDDDDLWCSDKLIIQHNIIIENDVDWVFSNYYVINEEYVQVGKRYREPGYYAFNKFVIDGNPVGLLTVVIKKQILLKYEFKDVQHEDYDLWLEISQHGYCGYLIKDYLAMYMKRSSSASSNKMKSAYWTYLVFRRHNIGNIKSVFLIVRYFINVLSRKR from the coding sequence ATGAAAGAACATCCTTTTTTTTCTGTTGTACTTACTACACATAATGCTCAAGAAACAATTGGGGAAACATTGAGATCAGTTTTAAATCAATCCTTTGATGATTTTGAAATTATAGTTGTTGATGACAATTCTGTTGATGGTACAGTAAACATGATAGAAAAAGAGTTGAAGTTAACGAATATTGGTAGCAAAGTAGTATGCTTGACTGATAATATGGGAGTTTCAGTAGCTAGAAATAAAGGAATAAATAGTAGTTCTGGTTATTATATTGCTTTCTTAGATGATGATGATTTGTGGTGTTCTGATAAGTTGATAATCCAACATAATATTATTATTGAAAATGATGTAGATTGGGTATTTTCGAATTACTACGTTATCAATGAAGAATACGTGCAAGTTGGTAAACGTTATAGGGAACCAGGATATTACGCGTTTAATAAATTTGTCATTGACGGTAATCCGGTCGGATTACTTACGGTTGTTATTAAAAAGCAAATACTACTTAAATATGAATTTAAAGATGTCCAACATGAAGATTACGATCTGTGGTTGGAAATAAGTCAGCATGGGTACTGTGGTTACTTGATAAAAGATTATTTGGCAATGTATATGAAAAGAAGTAGTTCTGCATCAAGTAATAAAATGAAATCTGCCTATTGGACTTACTTAGTTTTTAGAAGACATAATATAGGGAATATAAAATCAGTTTTCTTGATAGTTAGGTATTTTATTAACGTCCTGAGTAGAAAAAGATAA
- a CDS encoding competence protein ComK, giving the protein MSTEGSNFPLLNLETLTDQDAEVQTENGAISWKKTLLFRQIEVHQVPCTFILYTDKAILVKRPLKELLVEFTTKASVLQFEMYAYAKFLKLRGSYHCVSGAYQMIASRGTNSAEATWLMSHHIESSHFVKNEHLMHITFKNHQTVALDISKASLEKRIDEAHQIGVEQITHDRQYNILHGTYNDVKDQWGECNLDECGYHMKEHNITSFSLFKEKLLIKRVWKEVYSESVSGDIDQMMDRILKQSFHG; this is encoded by the coding sequence ATGTCGACGGAAGGCTCAAATTTTCCGCTACTAAATTTAGAAACATTGACGGATCAAGACGCAGAGGTACAAACCGAAAATGGGGCGATTTCATGGAAGAAAACGTTGTTATTTCGGCAAATTGAAGTGCATCAGGTGCCGTGTACATTTATTTTATACACGGACAAGGCGATATTGGTAAAACGACCATTAAAGGAATTGTTGGTCGAATTTACTACTAAAGCATCAGTGCTCCAGTTTGAGATGTATGCGTACGCTAAGTTTTTAAAACTGCGCGGCTCTTATCATTGTGTTTCAGGAGCATATCAGATGATTGCGTCACGGGGAACCAATAGTGCTGAGGCAACTTGGTTGATGAGCCATCACATTGAAAGTTCTCATTTTGTTAAAAATGAACACTTAATGCATATCACATTTAAAAATCATCAGACAGTGGCGTTAGATATTTCCAAAGCGTCATTGGAAAAACGAATTGATGAAGCTCATCAAATCGGAGTGGAACAAATCACCCATGATCGACAGTATAATATTTTACACGGCACATATAATGATGTTAAAGATCAGTGGGGTGAGTGTAATTTAGATGAGTGTGGCTATCATATGAAGGAACACAATATTACTTCGTTTAGTCTATTTAAAGAAAAGCTACTAATCAAACGGGTTTGGAAAGAGGTTTACAGTGAGTCTGTATCAGGAGATATAGATCAAATGATGGATCGGATTTTGAAGCAGTCATTTCATGGCTAG
- a CDS encoding Stealth CR1 domain-containing protein produces the protein MNDKIDVVIPWVDDNDELWLKKKKSYSSQSSSIGELTSINRYHDYGTLKYVLRSIANNMNWVDNVILVTDNQLPEWLNTREVRVVDHKEFINGKLPTFNSNVIMTNLDKIPQLNEQFIAFNDETIVWNAVKKTDFFKNNLPVDSLIETGTVPKNDGFYHISLNGVALINERFSKRNVMLKNINKFFSFKYGIQIFRTLLSLPYGGFIGFLNQHLIIPYKKNDFKDACSLFPMEFERTWDHRFRELDDINDWLVRYIRNLKGNFTPGYLKGQFFSLSDFEKTMPKISQHSKVIVINDDSHYNIVILKRIQKLLSTKFPEKSKYEK, from the coding sequence ATGAATGATAAGATTGATGTAGTAATTCCATGGGTTGATGATAATGATGAACTGTGGTTAAAAAAGAAGAAATCTTATTCTTCACAAAGTAGTTCAATTGGAGAATTGACATCGATAAATCGCTATCATGATTACGGCACACTTAAATATGTTCTAAGATCCATTGCCAATAATATGAACTGGGTAGATAACGTGATTTTGGTGACTGATAATCAGTTACCAGAGTGGTTGAATACGAGGGAAGTACGTGTTGTTGATCATAAAGAATTTATTAATGGAAAGTTGCCTACCTTTAATTCCAATGTAATAATGACTAATTTAGATAAGATACCACAACTTAATGAGCAATTCATTGCATTTAATGATGAAACGATTGTTTGGAATGCTGTCAAGAAAACGGATTTTTTTAAAAATAATCTACCTGTCGATTCTTTAATTGAAACTGGAACTGTTCCAAAAAACGATGGCTTTTATCATATATCTTTGAATGGTGTTGCATTGATCAATGAAAGGTTTTCAAAACGCAATGTTATGTTAAAAAATATAAATAAATTCTTTAGTTTTAAGTATGGCATTCAAATTTTTAGAACGCTTTTATCATTACCATATGGAGGGTTTATAGGCTTCTTAAATCAGCATCTTATTATCCCATATAAAAAGAATGATTTTAAAGATGCTTGTAGTTTGTTTCCGATGGAATTTGAACGTACATGGGATCACAGGTTTAGGGAGCTGGATGATATTAATGATTGGTTGGTAAGATATATAAGAAATTTAAAGGGGAATTTTACACCGGGATATCTTAAAGGACAGTTTTTTTCACTTTCTGATTTTGAGAAAACTATGCCAAAAATTAGTCAACATTCTAAAGTTATTGTCATAAATGATGACAGTCACTACAACATAGTAATTTTAAAAAGAATTCAAAAGCTTTTATCAACGAAGTTTCCGGAGAAATCTAAATATGAAAAATAA
- a CDS encoding LCP family protein — protein MSADKGDEIKRHKHHRHHHRHHRVRNTILIIVGLLVVVGGVFAAIAWKNLASTTNDMYQSSGADKQRNASKVLSDKKPVSILLLGTDTGDLGRDDKGRTDTIIVMTINPKTKKTTMTSLPRDMKVNLPDYPQYSPAKINAAYAYGGIKETINTVQTYLKVPIDYYVLVNMGGLKKAINQVGGVNVTSPLTFSYNGSSFTEGKSEHMNGETALNFSRMRHEDPQGDYGRQTRQRLVITALLRESISYKTVLNTKFLNSISSQSKTDLTKSQMTKLALSYRNADKTVKSDHAQGTSQMIGGQSFEVVSSTEKQRVSNVIRDNLGLKRVQLTE, from the coding sequence ATGAGCGCAGATAAAGGCGACGAAATCAAGCGACACAAGCATCATCGACATCACCACAGACATCATCGAGTCAGGAATACAATTTTGATCATTGTTGGATTATTGGTGGTTGTTGGCGGTGTGTTTGCTGCGATTGCTTGGAAAAATTTGGCATCAACTACTAATGATATGTATCAATCATCAGGTGCTGATAAACAACGAAATGCAAGTAAAGTATTGAGTGATAAAAAGCCAGTTTCAATCCTGTTATTAGGGACGGATACTGGAGACTTGGGTCGTGATGATAAAGGGCGAACAGATACCATTATTGTTATGACAATCAACCCTAAAACAAAAAAGACAACTATGACCAGTTTGCCACGTGACATGAAGGTCAATTTACCAGATTATCCGCAATATTCACCAGCTAAAATCAATGCGGCCTATGCTTATGGTGGCATTAAAGAAACCATTAATACAGTGCAAACATATTTGAAAGTTCCAATTGATTACTATGTTTTGGTCAATATGGGCGGGCTGAAAAAGGCGATTAATCAAGTCGGCGGTGTAAACGTCACTTCGCCACTAACGTTTTCGTACAATGGTTCTAGCTTTACTGAAGGAAAGTCTGAACACATGAATGGTGAAACGGCGCTGAACTTTTCACGGATGCGGCACGAGGATCCACAGGGCGATTATGGCCGGCAAACACGTCAACGACTTGTTATCACCGCATTATTACGTGAGTCGATTTCGTATAAAACAGTGTTAAACACTAAGTTTTTGAATTCGATTTCTAGCCAATCAAAGACAGATTTAACGAAATCACAGATGACCAAATTGGCATTGAGTTACCGAAATGCTGATAAAACAGTGAAATCAGATCATGCACAAGGAACAAGTCAAATGATTGGTGGACAATCATTTGAGGTGGTATCAAGTACTGAAAAGCAGAGAGTTTCGAATGTTATTCGGGACAACTTAGGGTTAAAGAGGGTCCAGCTAACAGAGTAG